A section of the Pogoniulus pusillus isolate bPogPus1 chromosome 3, bPogPus1.pri, whole genome shotgun sequence genome encodes:
- the BUB3 gene encoding mitotic checkpoint protein BUB3 isoform X1, giving the protein MKTMTGSNEFKLNQTPDDGISSVKFSPNTSQFLLVSSWDTTVRLYDVPANTMRLKYQHSGAVLDCAFYDPTHAWSGGLDQQLKMHDLNTDQENLVGAHDAPIRCVEYCPEVNVMVTGSWDQTVKLWDPRTPCNAGTFSQPEKVYTLSVSGDRLIVGTAGRRVLVWDLRNMGYVQQRRESSLKYQTRCIRAFPNKQGYVLSSIEGRVAVEYLDPSPEIQKKKYAFKCHRLKENNIEQIYPVNAISFHNVHNTFATGGSDGFVNIWDPFNKKRLCQFHRYPTSIASLAFSNDGTTLAIASSYMYEMDDIEHPEDGIYIRQVTDAETKPKST; this is encoded by the exons ATGAAAACG ATGACAGGGTCAAACGAGTTCAAGCTAAACCAAACCCCAGACGATGGCATTTCCTCGGTGAAGTTCAGTCCAAATACATCCCAGTTTCTGCTGGTTTCATCCTGGGACACGACCGTCCGGCTCTATGATGTTCCTGCCAACACCATGAGACTCAAATACCAACATTCAGGAGCTGTCCTTGACTGTGCTTTTTAT GATCCAACCCATGCCTGGAGCGGAGGATTAGATCAGCAATTGAAAATGCATGATTTAAACACGGACCAAG AAAACCTTGTGGGTGCTCATGATGCTCCTATCAGGTGTGTTGAGTACTGCCCAGAAGTGAACGTCATGGTGACTGGAAGCTGGGATCAAACGGTTAAACTGTGGGATCCCAGAACTCCCTGCaatgcaggaaccttctctcaGCCCGAAAAG gtcTACACACTTTCTGTGTCTGGGGATAGGCTGATTGTGGGGACAGCAGGTCGAAGAGTGCTGGTGTGGGATCTGCGGAACATGGGTTACGTGCAGCAGCGAAGAGAATCCAGCCTGAAATACCAGACCCGCTGCATCAGAGCCTTCCCCAATAAACAG GGTTATGTTTTAAGCTCTATTGAAGGTCGTGTTGCAGTGGAGTACTTGGACCCGAGTCCAGAGATCCAAAAGAAGAAATACGCATTCAAATGTCACCGTTTGAAGGAAAACAACATTGAGCAGATTTACCCAGTCAATGCCATTTCCTTCCACAACGTCCACAACACCTTTGCTACAG GTGGCTCCGATGGGTTTGTGAATATCTGGGACCCGTTCAACAAGAAGAGGCTGTGCCAGTTCCACCGGTACCCAACCAGCATCGCCTCGCTGGCATTCAGCAATGACGGCACCACCCTGGCCATAGCCTCCTCTTACATGTACGAGATGGATGACATCGAGCACCCCGAGGATGGGATCTACATCCGCCAGGTGACAGACGCAGAGACAAAACCCAA GTCTACTTAG
- the BUB3 gene encoding mitotic checkpoint protein BUB3 isoform X2, which produces MKTMTGSNEFKLNQTPDDGISSVKFSPNTSQFLLVSSWDTTVRLYDVPANTMRLKYQHSGAVLDCAFYDPTHAWSGGLDQQLKMHDLNTDQENLVGAHDAPIRCVEYCPEVNVMVTGSWDQTVKLWDPRTPCNAGTFSQPEKVYTLSVSGDRLIVGTAGRRVLVWDLRNMGYVQQRRESSLKYQTRCIRAFPNKQGYVLSSIEGRVAVEYLDPSPEIQKKKYAFKCHRLKENNIEQIYPVNAISFHNVHNTFATGGSDGFVNIWDPFNKKRLCQFHRYPTSIASLAFSNDGTTLAIASSYMYEMDDIEHPEDGIYIRQVTDAETKPK; this is translated from the exons ATGAAAACG ATGACAGGGTCAAACGAGTTCAAGCTAAACCAAACCCCAGACGATGGCATTTCCTCGGTGAAGTTCAGTCCAAATACATCCCAGTTTCTGCTGGTTTCATCCTGGGACACGACCGTCCGGCTCTATGATGTTCCTGCCAACACCATGAGACTCAAATACCAACATTCAGGAGCTGTCCTTGACTGTGCTTTTTAT GATCCAACCCATGCCTGGAGCGGAGGATTAGATCAGCAATTGAAAATGCATGATTTAAACACGGACCAAG AAAACCTTGTGGGTGCTCATGATGCTCCTATCAGGTGTGTTGAGTACTGCCCAGAAGTGAACGTCATGGTGACTGGAAGCTGGGATCAAACGGTTAAACTGTGGGATCCCAGAACTCCCTGCaatgcaggaaccttctctcaGCCCGAAAAG gtcTACACACTTTCTGTGTCTGGGGATAGGCTGATTGTGGGGACAGCAGGTCGAAGAGTGCTGGTGTGGGATCTGCGGAACATGGGTTACGTGCAGCAGCGAAGAGAATCCAGCCTGAAATACCAGACCCGCTGCATCAGAGCCTTCCCCAATAAACAG GGTTATGTTTTAAGCTCTATTGAAGGTCGTGTTGCAGTGGAGTACTTGGACCCGAGTCCAGAGATCCAAAAGAAGAAATACGCATTCAAATGTCACCGTTTGAAGGAAAACAACATTGAGCAGATTTACCCAGTCAATGCCATTTCCTTCCACAACGTCCACAACACCTTTGCTACAG GTGGCTCCGATGGGTTTGTGAATATCTGGGACCCGTTCAACAAGAAGAGGCTGTGCCAGTTCCACCGGTACCCAACCAGCATCGCCTCGCTGGCATTCAGCAATGACGGCACCACCCTGGCCATAGCCTCCTCTTACATGTACGAGATGGATGACATCGAGCACCCCGAGGATGGGATCTACATCCGCCAGGTGACAGACGCAGAGACAAAACCCAAGTGA
- the HMX2 gene encoding homeobox protein HMX2, producing MSSKEDPSKCCPAAAPISSFTIQSILGSSSSDPPREAGGRAAAWPSRSRTLSLSSEDEEPEESWKHRSCFCPEAQGPAEACHKHQSLSFTCIGSSKGSGTAGSGDRGSFLSPPQQQDCKEEKEKTLGPSSPSCGDQQRDGGDRQAGAAKKKTRTVFSRSQVYQLESTFDMKRYLSSSERACLASSLQLTETQVKTWFQNRRNKWKRQLSAELEAANMAHASAQTLVGMPLVFRDNSLLRVPVPRSIAFPAPLYYPGSNLSALPLYNLYNKIDY from the exons ATGAGCAGCAAAGAAGACCCCAGCAAATGCTGTCCGGCGGCTGCTCCCATCTCCAGTTTcaccatccagtccatcctgggcagcagcagctccgacCCGCCCCGGGAAGCCGGTGGCAGGGCGGCCGCCTGGCCCTCCCGCAGCCGgaccctttccctctcctcggAAGACGAGGAGCCGGAGGAGAGCTGGAAACACCGCAGCTGCTTTTGCCCCGAGGCGCAGGGTCCCGCAGAGGCGTGCCACAAGCACCAGTCCCTCAGCTTCACCTGTATCG GCAGCTCTAAGGGGAGCGGAACGGCGGGCAGCGGGGATCGGGgatccttcctctctcccccccagcagcaggactgtaaggaggagaaggagaagacgCTGGGACCTTCCTCGCCCTCCTGCGGGGACCAACAACGAGACGGCGGGGACCGGCAGGCCGGAGCCGCCAAGAAGAAGACGCGCACGGTGTTCAGCCGCAGCCAGGTCTATCAGCTGGAGTCCACCTTCGACATGAAGCGCTACCTGAGCAGCTCGGAGCGGGCCTGCCTGgcctccagcctgcagctcaccGAGACCCAGGTGAAGACCTGGTTCCAGAACCGCAGGAACAAGTGGAAACGGCAGCTCTCGGCCGAACTGGAGGCGGCCAACATGGCCCACGCCTCGGCGCAGACTCTGGTGGGGATGCCGCTGGTGTTCAGAGACAATTCCCTCCTCCGAGTGCCGGTGCCCCGTTCCATCGCGTTCCCCGCCCCTCTCTACTATCCCGGCAGCAACCTCTCGGCCTTACCGCTCTACAATCTCTACAACAAGATCGACTATTGA
- the HMX3 gene encoding homeobox protein HMX3 — translation MPETGQEPPSAPPPPPKESFYIKNLLNGGPPKAPPKQPRALFAPSGKATVDGGGFALSQVGDLAFPRFEIPAPRFALSAHCLERAQTWWYPYALTPAGAHLPRTEAAEKSLLRDSSPASGTDRDSPEPLLKAEGEQKDLDSKSPDEIVLEESDSEEGKKEGGAEDWKKREESPEKKPCRKKKTRTVFSRSQVFQLESTFDMKRYLSSSERAGLAASLHLTETQVKIWFQNRRNKWKRQLAAELEAANLSHAAAQRIVRVPILYHENSGAEGATGGGGAPGTQPLLTFPHPVYYSHPVVTSVPLLRPV, via the exons ATGCCGGAGACCGGGCAGGAGCCGCCCAGCGCCCCTCCGCCTCCCCCTAAGGAGTCTTTCTACATCAAGAACCTGCTCAACGGCGGCCCCCCCAAGGCACCCCCCAAGCAGCCGCGGGCTCTGTTCGCCCCTTCGGGCAAGGCGACGGTGGACGGCGGCGGCTTCGCCCTCTCGCAGGTGGGCGACCTCGCCTTCCCCCGCTTCGAGATCCCGGCACCGCGTTTCGCCCTGAGCGCCCACTGCCTGGAACGAGCCCAAACCTGGTGGTACCCGTACGCCCTGACACCGGCCGGAGCCCACCTGCCCCGCACGGAAG ccgcGGAGAAATCTCTTCTGAGGGACTCGTCCCCCGCTTCGGGCACCGACCGGGACTCCCCGGAGCCGCTGCTGAAGGCGGAGGGGgagcagaaggacctggactcCAAGAGCCCCGACGAGATCGTCTTGGAGGAGAGCGACTcggaggaggggaagaaggaaggaggagcgGAGGACTGGAAGAAGCGGGAGGAGAGCCCGGAGAAGAAGCCCTGCCGCAAGAAGAAGACGCGCACGGTGTTCAGCCGCAGCCAGGTCTTCCAGCTGGAGTCCACCTTCGACATGAAGCGCTACCTGAGCAGCTCGGAGCGGGCTGGCCTGGCCGCTTCCCTCCACCTGACAGAGACCCAGGTGAAGATTTGGTTTCAAAATCGTCGCAACAAGTGGAAAAGGCAGTTGGCGGCCGAGCTGGAGGCAGCCAACCTCAGCCACGCCGCCGCGCAGCGCATCGTCCGCGTCCCTATCCTCTACCATGAGAACTCGGGCGCGGAGGGGGCAACGGGGGGCGGCGGAGCCCCCGGTACCCAGCCCCTGCTCACCTTCCCTCACCCCGTCTATTATTCCCACCCCGTGGTCACCTCCGTGCCGCTTCTGCGGCCCGTCTGA